In Macadamia integrifolia cultivar HAES 741 chromosome 5, SCU_Mint_v3, whole genome shotgun sequence, a single window of DNA contains:
- the LOC122078759 gene encoding perakine reductase-like — MVMFNVFLVETSINGQKTGTSYQREGTNKLSNLDGNIASLVVKLITEDVKENYDDVPIDEVLGARIYENIYLHSWKFANTPIKISNFLA; from the exons ATGGTGATGTTTAACGTGTTCCTTGTTGAAACTTCCATCAATGGCCAAAAGACAGGAACCTCTTATCAGAGAGAAG GGACGAACAAGCTTAGCAATCTAGATGGAAATATTGCCTCCTTGGTAGTGAAGTTGATAACAGAAGATGTCAAAGAGAATTATGATGATGTGCCTATTGATGAAGTATTAGGTGCTAGAATCTATGAGAATATATATTTGCATTCATGGAAGTTTGCAAATACACCCATTAAAATTAGCAACTTCCTGGCATAG
- the LOC122078505 gene encoding 60S ribosomal protein L15-like gives MGAYKYVSELWRKKQSDVMRFLQRVRCWEYRQLPSIVRVTRPTRPDKARRLGFKAKQGYVVYRVRVRRGGRKRPVPKGIVYGKPTNQGITQLKFQRNKRSVAEERAGRKLGGLKVLNSYWLNEDSTYKYYEVILVDAAHNAIRNDPRINWICKPVHKHRELRGLTSAGKKYRGLNGKGHLHHKARPSRRATWKRNNTLSLRRYR, from the exons ATGG GGGCTTACAAGTACGTCTCTGAGCTATGGAGGAAGAAGCAATCAGATGTTATGAGGTTTTTGCAGAGGGTTAGATGCTGGGAATACCGCCAGCTCCCATCGATCGTTCGGGTCACTCGACCCACTCGCCCTGACAAGGCTCGCCGACTGGGTTTCAAGGCCAAGCAG GGGTATGTTGTTTATCGTGTCCGTGTTAGGCGTGGAGGTCGCAAGAGGCCCGTCCCTAAGGGTATTGTGTACGGTAAGCCTACAAACCAGGGTATTACCCAGTTGAAGTTTCAGAGAAACAAGAGGTCAGTCGCAGAAGAGCGTGCTGGTCGCAAATTGGGTGGGCTGAAGGTCCTCAACTCCTACTGGCTTAATGAG GATTCAACATACAAATATTATGAGGTAATCCTTGTGGATGCTGCTCACAATGCAATCCGCAATGACCCAAGAATCAACTGGATATGCAAGCCTGTCCACAAGCACAGGGAGCTTCGTGGGCTCACTTCTGCTGGAAAGAAGTACAGGGGTCTCAATGGAAAGGGACACTTGCACCACAAGGCACGCCCATCCCGAAGGGCAACCTGGAAGAGGAACAACACCCTCTCCCTCCGTCGCTACCGTTAA
- the LOC122078096 gene encoding uncharacterized protein LOC122078096 encodes MPQNGVLAVQTLRNNIMAGTLVATTAVTLNSIIVVMITNFSSRPSTLIFGNQSELLFWIKVLSVMFCFMLAFLFTVQSIRYYSHASVLIQVPINVCSQAGVYVAKALTKGSYFWAMGLRAIYFSFPLFMWFFGPIPMVMCCLLLVCTLYFLDTLDIGSTGAVIPHNDNLGNGANVNPHNDDMEFLGSCVIPQNDVVEQLSSVI; translated from the coding sequence ATGCCCCAGAATGGAGTTCTTGCTGTTCAAACATTGAGGAACAACATAATGGCAGGAACCTTAGTGGCAACAACAGCAGTCACACTCAACTCCATCATCGTAGTGATGATCACCAACTTCAGTTCAAGGCCCTCAACCCTCATCTTTGGGAACCAGAGTGAGCTTTTGTTCTGGATCAAGGTCCTCTCAGTGATGTTCTGCTTCATGCTGGCTTTCTTGTTTACTGTTCAGTCTATTAGATATTACAGCCATGCCAGCGTCCTTATCCAAGTCCCTATCAATGTATGTTCACAGGCAGGAGTGTACGTAGCAAAGGCCTTAACCAAGGGCTCATATTTCTGGGCCATGGGCTTGAGGGCTATCTACTTCTCTTTCCCTCTGTTTATGTGGTTCTTTGGGCCCATTCCCATGGTTATGTGTTGTCTATTGCTGGTTTGCACACTTTATTTTCTTGACACCTTGGATATTGGAAGTACTGGTGCAGTTATTCCCCACAATGATAACTTGGGCAATGGAGCCAATGTTAATCCACACAATGATGACATGGAATTCCTAGGGAGCTGTGTTATTCCCCAAAATGATGTAGTGGAACAATTGAGCTCTGTTATATAG